AGAATAGGAGGTAGCGTCTTCAAATAGGCCCACAAGAATGCGGCAGTCGTAGCTATCAAGTTCGATGCAGTACTCAGCAGGAGACCAGGTATCCTGTGAAGGGCCACGAACCGCTCGACTGAGGTCAGATCGATGAATTCCGCCAGTGAGGACAGCTGGTACCTCTCAGGGGGAAGGAGCCTCCCCTTCACCAATATATACGCGTCCTCCACGTAGACCCTAGCAGTGCTGAGGGCCAAGAATACGATCCCGATCCCTAGGGAGAGAGCCAGATATGAAAGGGATCTCGAGAGTGGAGCCCCGAGCATTGCTGATAGGAGGGAAAAAACGAATCCACCTGATGAAACCGCCCCTCCTATGGCAAAGAGCAGAGACCTCAATCCTGTCCACGGTGGGGAGAAGGCCCTCCTCTCACAGCCAAGCACCGTCCTCATCTCCTAATCACCACCCTCACTTCTAAAGCTCTCTCCAAGGTTCCTTAGTATTCTCGCGAGCTCTTCCATCAGTTTAACGCTATCTTGGGCGATAAGTGGATAGGCTTTTCCGTCAACTGATCTCATCAGAACTATCCCCCTCATCCTACTTGGGGATACGGAGAACGCAAGCGAGAGGATAAGTGAGCTACCACCCATTAGTATCAAGATCAGCTTGACTCCGTCTGGAGATATTGAAGATAATGCTAATGTCACAGCTCCAGCTGAAGTTCCCAGGACGTGCCCATAGCCGAACCTCCTTCCCCCACTGGGTGAGATAATGGAAATTATCATAAAGTACTGGAGTGATATCCCCCCAGCTAGGGAGGCTATTGCAGCTAGAGGGGTGTGCCACACACGGGTCAAGGACCAATACAGGGCCCAGCATCCAGACAGCGTTGAGATGGCAACTGACATGGTTAGGCCAGGAAGAGCTCTAGCTAGGTGCAGACCCGATAGGTCACCCCCGCTCATCAGCTCTCCGATATCGGAAAACTTGACCTCCTTCTTGAGAATCCCGTAAACTAGAATCATAGACCTGTCAGAGATCTCTACACGCCTCCCCCTAGAGATGAAAAGGATCACCGTCCCGGTGACCATGAGGACTAATGAAAGGACGGCGATCTTATCCTCCCCTAGGATCAGTGCTCCGAATCCGAGCGGAATCGCCGCACTGATGGAGCTGTTTGCTAAGATTGAGAGGACTAGGGGCCAACCAGCCCATGGAGCGGGCCAGACTTGAGGGCAGGCTAGCTTCTTCACTTCGATACCCATGTCAACTTAAGTAGGTTTACATTATAATACTTTCTTTGGTCGGATATCACTTCAACGCTTCATCTCTCAAACTTTTGATAATTACCTTAAATGATGAACCAGTCAGGCTGGTAACCTGTTCTAGAACCCAACTGAAAAATCCATGCAACAGCGTGAGGGTAAACATACAGCTACTAATGATCCTTGAGGAGTTCAGGGATTTTGAGGAGAAATATGAGTGGAACCGACAAAGACACGGAGAAACCATGAGAGTAGGTGGGTCATGGGGATCGCAGCGTCCCTCAAAATTCAGGGCGGGAAGGCTCAACGAAAGGTTTTTGTTTCCCTCCAACCATTTCCCCAGGTAGGTGAATGAGCAGCTGGGACCTGAAGAGGAAGATCCTCACCCTGCTTAGAGAAGATGAGGAGTTCAAGTATGCGGTGGCTGGCCTCCTCGGGATGGAGGAGATCCTCAGGAAGCTTGCCGAGCACGACAAGAAATTTAACGAAATTGTCGCGGAAATAAAGGAAATCCGCTCATACATGGATAGGACGAGCATATCTCTTGAGGAGGAAGCTAGGGAGGTCATTTCCTATAAGTTGAGGGAGAGGGGCATCGACATAAGTCTGAGGAGACTCTTCATCGAGGGACTCGAGGTAGACATCTACGGTTGTACCGATGACCTGTGCGTCGTCGGAGAGGTCACCACTCGCTTGGGCGTGGGTCTGGTGAAGAGGATATTGGAGTTGGTGGAGGAAGTGAGGAGGAAGTTCCCGGAAGTCAGGGGTAAGAGGATACTTGCAGTGGTATACACGCTCTGGGCGACTCCCGAATCCATAGAAGAGGCGGAGAAGAGAGGGATATGGGTGGTTGAGGCACTGAGGGAATTAACCCCTTTTAATCCCTTGGACTGATCTGGGAAGGTCGCTGGAAGGATTTAGCGACCCTCTGTTTCTATACTAAAAGCTCGACGACCCATCCTGCTCCCGGACTGGCTCGCACTATCCGAACGAAAAGAGTAATTAATGCCATTCCCCTCCCATTTAAGGATGCGAAATGGACCTAGCACAGCTAGCCCTTGTCGTGTTCCTGATGAACCTCCCCTTCGGCTACTGGAGAGCTCATGTGAGGAGAGCTAGCAGGCAGTGGTTCCTAGCGATACACATTCCCGTCATACTGGTTATAGCTCTGAGGTTCCTTTCAGGACTTGGATGGGCTCTCATAACCTTTCCTGTTCTTGTGGGAGCTTTCTTCCTCGGTCAGCTATCGGGAGGCTTGATCTACAGGTTAATGAGGAGCCTCAACATCAGGACGACGGCCTGTATATTTATGGATGTCTTCAGATGGGAGAGCATAGAATGATTGGCATTGATCTGACTGGCTTCCTGAAGGAACTGCTGATCCGCCTAGCTAATTGGATGGACTCCCTAGTGAAGGACACCCTCCTGCCCCTCCTCACCAAGGTCGGGATGAGCGAGCCCGTGGCTGGCGCGGCCGTGACGATAATTGAGCTGCTCGTGCTAGTCACCCTAATAGCCAAGATATCAGGGATCATTAGGTGGATCTTGGTTGTCGTACTGGCCTTGCTACTCCTAGGCACCTTCCTGCCTGCGAGCTGACCTCAGTAATATTTTAAGCTCTGTCATCAATTCCGGACAGGATGGAAGAAGATAAACTGTTTCAGGCCTTGGCGCATAAGACTAGGAGGATCATCCTGAGATCGCTGGCCGAGGAAGGCCCCCAGACCTATACCTCCCTCCTCAGGAAGACCGGCCTCACGACGGGCACTCTCAATCATCACTTGGAGAAGATGAGGAGCCTCATAACCTCCAACAGAGGACTCTATGAACTGACTGAGGATGGGTGGAAGGCCTACAGGGCCATGCTCGTCATCGAGGAGGGATCAATCAGCGCCACCCGAGCAGAATCTCCCTTGGATCTGGTTTTGAGGCCCTTTGCTGGTTTCAGGGCTCTAGCCGAGCTTAAACCTTCTTTCATAGCTCTATCGCTGCTCATAGGTTTGTCGGCAATTCTATCTACGATCAGATACTTCGGTATTCCCTCCTTGATTGGAAACGTCCTCTCTCCTCTGATCTTCTCCTTAGCCGGAGCCAAGGTCGGGTACAATGCCGAAGATTACGTCAGATTCCTAGTCTCTTTCCCGGTCACCCTCCTCCCCCTCCTCGTATCGTCCCTTGTCGTCGCACAACCCGAGTCGGTGGCCGGGCTGTTGGGGGTTCCCCCCTACCTGATCTCCTCTGCCATCCCCAAGGTGTGTCTCGTCTGGTTCTTCTACCTACTGATGACCTCGGCCAAGCACTCCCTCAAGTTGAATCCCAGCGAGTCGTTCGTAGTGGCAGCAGTCGGTATCTTCGCTGGCAGGGTCGTGCTGGACTCGGTAGGTGGCGTCAGTCTGGTGCTGGGCTAGGCTACAAGGATGACGACGGCTCTCGTCAAACGTTTCTCTTCAACCATCTCTATTAGCTGAAGTTTGAGATCCATCTTGGTGTCCGTATGGGACAGGTAGTGGACTTCTTGGCCGATCTAGGCGAGGCAATGGAGAGACATCTATCCTCAGGCGGCATAGCTGTGCTGGTGGTGCTCCTAGCGTGGATCCACCACGGCCTAGCGGCGATATTCACAACTCTCCTAGTATCAGCCGCCTATGTGAGAGGGAGGTACGGTTACGAGAGGGTCGAGCGCGAGGAGGGGAACGGTGACTTCGCGCTCATAGTTGGTGTCATCCTCATACTCGGAGGCGTTTACTGGCTCCTCAAAGAGATGTTCCCGCAGATCGAAGTAAACTGGCCCGTGGCCCTGATCCTCCTAGGCATTCTGATGGTGGTGCTGGGTCTCAAGGGGAGATCGGAGAGGTCCGAAGGGGCGGGAGGCGGTCGAGGGAACGGTAGCGGTGAGGGAGGTGATCTCCTTGAATAGAGCCCTACTCGGTGCTGGAAAGTTCTTCCTGTTCGTGGGAGTCTTGGTACTATCGCTGGAGTACCTGCCTTGGTGGAGCATACCCGACTACGGCAAGGCGGCCATCTTGACGGGCCTAGGGCTGGTACTACTGGCCCTCAGCTACTCGATGAGGAGGGCATCTGCCGTTAAAAGGGAGTTGGTCAAAGTCCTAGTCACCGTGCTGGTGTCCCTAGCCCTATCAATAGTGTTCATGACGATTTCTGTTCACGCAGGCAGGGCCCTGGGAATGAAGTTCGCGGAGCCCGCGCCGCACTCTAACGTAACCCTAGGCAGCTTCGAGTGCAACGGCACACTCGTACTTAATGTGACGGCGGTACCCTTCAACATAAAGGTAATGGGCGGTGATGAGGACAATTTAACCGTGAAAATGATGGCTCCGGCCAATTTGATCGAGGATATTAGGAAGAGTATGACTTTGACCTATTGGGAGAGCGATTCGGTTGGTGAGCCCTCCCAGCTCAACATATACACGGATTATGAGAGGCCTCTGATCCTACTAGGTCTCCCAGTGTACAAGCCAGAGCTCCGCATGGAGATCCTCGTACCTAAAGGGTGCGAGATCACGTTAGCTACAGTTGAGTCCGTCAGCGGGAATGTGGAGATGGAGGTGGGTGGACTGGACGCTGGGTTAAGGACAGTCAGCGGGGATGTGATAGTTAGAGGAACGTATGCGAGTCTACAGGTGAGGACAACCAGCGGGGATGTGAACCTCGATGTGAGGATCGGGCACTCCGGCGATGTCAGAACTGTCAGCGGAGATATAGTGGGTCGTGTTCACGCGTGGTATGGGGCTTACCCTAGCATAAGCGGAGTGAGGGGATTCTTCGCCGATACGACGAGTGGAGACATCGTCTTAGATCTGAGTAAGGACGATAACATCTACTTGAACGTAACGGCCGAGACGATGAGTGGTGACGTTAAATTTGAGGGCATACGCCTCCTCCACTCCGGGGAGGATAGGGGCATCACGAGCGTAACCAAGAGATTTGCCCGAGGGATGGTAGGCACTGAGTCCTCCCAAGAGTTCGTCGTGCAGGCACATTCGACCAGCGGGGACATCAGCTTGAGGTACGTTGGAGACTAGAGAACCACCTCACAATCTCGGCATATCCTTTAACCGCCCTCTCCACCTCCTTTATTGGAACCATCTCGTTCGGCTGGTGGGCCATTTCCTGATTGCCGGGACCGTAGCCTATCGTTGGTATGCCGGCCTCGCCGGCCGTGTAGGAGCCATCGGTGCCGAACCTCCACACCATGAGTTCACCTCCCAGTATGCGGGCGAGCTCCACCAAGTAGGGACCCTCGCTCACCCAAGCAGGGAACCACGCCTCTACATCCTCCTCGTAACCGGTGTAGCACCTCAGTCTCCTCCTGACAACACTGCCTTTCAGCTGGGCCTCCACGTACTCCTTGGTCTCCCCGGGGACGGTTCTCCTGTCGAGGAGGACCGAGCACGTGTCCGGGATGACGGGTATTATGCCGGGGCTGACCTTCACGTTCACAGGAGCAACCGAACCCTTCCCTAGGAGGGGATGAGTATTCATCTCCAGACTCCGAAGTTCGGAGAGGTATGCGCAGATCTTGTGGAGGCAGTTCTCCCCCAGTTCAGGCATGCTGGAGTGCGCGGTCTTTCCCCTGAGGGTTACGAGTACCTCAGCCCTCCCTCTGTGCCCTCTAGCCAGATTCAGGGAGGTAGGCTCGCCCAGCACGACGAGGTTCGGCCTCTCATCTAAGGAATCGATCACATGACGTACTCCGAAACCCTCCTGATCCTCCTCGTGTACCACGAATGCGTAAACCAAGTCTGCATCCTCCTCTCCAACCAAGGAAGTGGAGTGGACAATAGCGGCTAGGCCGCCTTTCATGTCGACGGAGCCCCTTCCGTACACGCGACCCTCGATCACATCAGCGGAGAAGGGGTCCCTCCTCCAGTTTCTGAGATCGCCTTCGGGTACGGTGTCCATATGGGCATCGAAGAGCAGGAGGCCGTTGCCTCCTCCCCGTATCTCGGCTATCACGTTGCCTACTCTGTCGATCCAGACCCTATCGACCCCTATCTTCCCCAGTTCCTCCCTTATCAGGGACGCTAACTCGCCCTCATCGCCGGAGAGGCTCCTCACCCTCACAAGTTCCCTTAGGAAGGACGCTACCTCCGAGGTCATCCATCATTATGGGGTGGGAAAGATATAATGTGAGGTACCCCAAGTCAGCAATTCCTGTAACGACGTGGGATCATCAAACCTGGCACGTGGAGCTATTCGTAAGTAGGAGCTACTCCTTCAGCCCTGAGTTTCCTAACCACGCCGTGCATATCCTGTATCACTACTGAATGCTCGAGTGCCCTCCTCCAAGAAGGTTTCTTTATCATACCCTCGAATTCCTCCGGTGTCCAGCAAATGGGACTCAAGTTACCGAAGGGATCTCCAATCTCCAAGCACCTCTCCACGAATCTAATGCCCCTGAAGCTCTCTGATACAATGATCACATCTATATCGCTCCACAGGTTGTAGTCCCCCTTGGCGAAGGAGCCGAACAGTATTATGGACACTCTACCCAAGTTCTCACTTAGCTTCTTAGAGTAGGCCCTGAGCTCTCTTATGATTTTTTCTCTAGCTTTCACCCTTTCCTCCAATATGTCTCTCAATGCTGAGCTGTAAGACATCTCTCCACCCACTCGATAACCTTCCTAGAACACTCTTTAGCCCTTAGTGCATCCTTCTCAGTAAAGTGCTCGGCTGGAAAACCTTCTGGGAATGCATCAGGGTATCTCGGAGGTATATAGAGCTTGTCCAAATAGGAGACGCACTCTTCTATTTCATCACTCCCTTCGCAGACCTCCGAGGCCTGTCTGTAGAAGGAGAGTATGTTATGACCGAATGCCTGCCTCCCCAGTCCCCTCAACAGGGCCTTAAGGGCAAATTCGCAGGCCTGCTGGGATTTAAAGCAGGCCCAGTCATATCCTCCCACCTCCAAGTCAGCCTGCACAAGCCTTAGAGTATGCTTGGCCTGCTTCATCCATCTATCAAATTCATCTAGATCGATCCTGAATCTCAAGGGGATCACTACATAGTACCTAGGTCCTCCTTAAATCGTTTAGCCTATGCCGTTTTTAGGATCTACCTTTATTCGAGCCAGAGGTTACC
Above is a genomic segment from Thermoproteota archaeon containing:
- a CDS encoding helix-turn-helix domain-containing protein → MEEDKLFQALAHKTRRIILRSLAEEGPQTYTSLLRKTGLTTGTLNHHLEKMRSLITSNRGLYELTEDGWKAYRAMLVIEEGSISATRAESPLDLVLRPFAGFRALAELKPSFIALSLLIGLSAILSTIRYFGIPSLIGNVLSPLIFSLAGAKVGYNAEDYVRFLVSFPVTLLPLLVSSLVVAQPESVAGLLGVPPYLISSAIPKVCLVWFFYLLMTSAKHSLKLNPSESFVVAAVGIFAGRVVLDSVGGVSLVLG
- a CDS encoding DUF4097 family beta strand repeat-containing protein, which codes for MNRALLGAGKFFLFVGVLVLSLEYLPWWSIPDYGKAAILTGLGLVLLALSYSMRRASAVKRELVKVLVTVLVSLALSIVFMTISVHAGRALGMKFAEPAPHSNVTLGSFECNGTLVLNVTAVPFNIKVMGGDEDNLTVKMMAPANLIEDIRKSMTLTYWESDSVGEPSQLNIYTDYERPLILLGLPVYKPELRMEILVPKGCEITLATVESVSGNVEMEVGGLDAGLRTVSGDVIVRGTYASLQVRTTSGDVNLDVRIGHSGDVRTVSGDIVGRVHAWYGAYPSISGVRGFFADTTSGDIVLDLSKDDNIYLNVTAETMSGDVKFEGIRLLHSGEDRGITSVTKRFARGMVGTESSQEFVVQAHSTSGDISLRYVGD
- a CDS encoding HEPN domain-containing protein; the protein is MRFRIDLDEFDRWMKQAKHTLRLVQADLEVGGYDWACFKSQQACEFALKALLRGLGRQAFGHNILSFYRQASEVCEGSDEIEECVSYLDKLYIPPRYPDAFPEGFPAEHFTEKDALRAKECSRKVIEWVERCLTAQH
- a CDS encoding nucleotidyltransferase domain-containing protein — encoded protein: MSYSSALRDILEERVKAREKIIRELRAYSKKLSENLGRVSIILFGSFAKGDYNLWSDIDVIIVSESFRGIRFVERCLEIGDPFGNLSPICWTPEEFEGMIKKPSWRRALEHSVVIQDMHGVVRKLRAEGVAPTYE
- a CDS encoding M20/M25/M40 family metallo-hydrolase, which codes for MTSEVASFLRELVRVRSLSGDEGELASLIREELGKIGVDRVWIDRVGNVIAEIRGGGNGLLLFDAHMDTVPEGDLRNWRRDPFSADVIEGRVYGRGSVDMKGGLAAIVHSTSLVGEEDADLVYAFVVHEEDQEGFGVRHVIDSLDERPNLVVLGEPTSLNLARGHRGRAEVLVTLRGKTAHSSMPELGENCLHKICAYLSELRSLEMNTHPLLGKGSVAPVNVKVSPGIIPVIPDTCSVLLDRRTVPGETKEYVEAQLKGSVVRRRLRCYTGYEEDVEAWFPAWVSEGPYLVELARILGGELMVWRFGTDGSYTAGEAGIPTIGYGPGNQEMAHQPNEMVPIKEVERAVKGYAEIVRWFSSLQRTSS